A section of the Xiphias gladius isolate SHS-SW01 ecotype Sanya breed wild chromosome 10, ASM1685928v1, whole genome shotgun sequence genome encodes:
- the kif15 gene encoding kinesin-like protein KIF15-A, which translates to MSAMNSSGKGSGDSTQLAASGDSDSIKVFVRVRPLTQGTGLTTDGDQSLCLTVTSPRTIHLLSKPEPRTFTYDHVADMKTSQDSVFSSVAKNIVESCMNGYNGTIFAYGQTGSGKTFTMLGPSESDNFTDELRGVIPRSFEYLFFLINRERERSAQSKSFLCKCSFIEIYNEQIYDLLDTASASLFLRENIKKGVFVVGAVEKFVNSAAEAYQVLSMGLRNRRVASTSMNRESSRSHAVFTMTIESKGSINEVVNIRMSQLNLVDLAGSERQKDTHTEGSRLKEASSINRSLMCLGQVIMALVDMSNGKNRHICYRDSKLTFLLRDSLGGNAKTYIIANVHPGSKCFGETLSTLQFAQRAKLIKNKAVINEDTQGNVRQLQAEVKKLKEQLGQALASQAVDYRRDVVPGRSELPMGSSIEIQHDESYKAKFMAAVRLWRRREEEKRMLLEKVARLEEAWTQKDKFIHSSRMIVRFREDHISRLEKKLKAGQNLLSDKESQALIDQLKEEIKILRDQVEHHPKMTRYAAENFSLREENQQLRSLEALVKAEEGVAQVAAELEEAFQTAMESERLKETPVASSTPVAADSVSAGTIERLKAQLLQKQFDLTAAFRAFEEYKEVTKKQMSQLESEKRYLDKSNRHLENILEATNAYKKQEVSELNRIHVETIKILTTPTKAYNLRSHLMPLSSPDHLNGTDNNADIIWDEEPPSDMTEMALTEELQQVQEQASCIQTQLNEEELKNSKLLQQIAKLEEQIAVISQESDRKDEQLSTERANRNRGQLNLQETINELQQSLQSEQQAADVLRSEIRDLRLVLQSSDKELTVVKNELRDGQSEQQREMSQLSNSLIGTQLQLDKVQLEWEQLLEQHRTLQDSFDQLQAEAKFEADQARQQLQDRQQEIDQLKAKLSEMNNSLQNEQEHTSTLISQLIENKESTSKELIETVEQNTQLRKQVSDLTAQNQQQASKLVDLEQNLTFTSENIKGLEQKIEQDKDVVLDLINQTRDLRSELSQKDQTITHLSGDIKDITAKYNAVCLEREDIREQSAKMQTEICGLKETVDRRVASNKIEVELLQEEVAYATEEVERLTKVFDEQNSLLQASQEQTAQKDVIIQNLQQKVQQQQEAIEKTVRNGSFKPLVEPTVTPKSLPRTPHTPGSFSRDLTQVLESQERELENRRSSMMTMEILLAELNAERFAKNEEIQRLKTQLTEKEMVRMEIQTLLDKFYTKQSQLTQNGNSSEEFNDAIKQSILKELQEEREEKSKIAQKLTNTQKRLQAQESMLAQSQTCVQELTTELRNRCLELRNLSLRVHDEEKLLQQNEVLRKQNVKLSEENGKLVGHKNHRQRIEYLVKLKKDNTMLQEENEKLRTEISLMQDNNGRPLPEMI; encoded by the exons GATCTGGAGATTCAACCCAACTTGCTGCCAG TGGTGACAGCGACTCCATCAAAGTTTTTGTGCGAGTTCGACCTCTGACCCAGGGTACTGGGCTGACCACAGATGGAGATCAGAGTCTGTGTCTCACAGTCACCTCACCCAGAACCATCCATCTGCTCTCAAAACCAGAGCCACGAACCTTTACCTATGATCATGTTGCTGACATGAAGACATCTCAG GACTCTGTATTCTCCAGTGTTGCCAAGAATATTGTTGAGTCTTGCATGAATGGATACAATGGTACTATATTTGCATA TGGACAAACCGGCTCAGGGAAGACGTTCACCATGCTTG GACCATCTGAGTCGGATAATTTCACAGATGAACTCCGGGGGGTTATTCCTCGAAGTTTTGAATACCTGTTTTTTCTCATCAACAGAGAACGGGAAAGG TCTGCCCAGTCTAAGAGTTTCCTTTGCAAATGTTCATTTATTGAGATATACAATGAACAAATTTATGACCTCCTGGACACAGCCTCAGCCAGCCTTTTCCTCAGGGAGAACATCAAGAAGGGTGTGTTTGTTGTGGGAGCTGTGGAGAAGTTTGTCAACTCAGCTGCTGAAGCTTACCAG GTGCTGTCAATGGGCTTGCGTAATCGACGAGTGGCCTCCACCTCCATGAATCGCGAATCTTCGAGATCTCACGCAGTGTTCACTATGACTATAGAGTCCAAAGGGTCCATCAACGAAGTTGTTAATATCCGAATGTCTCAGCTGAACCTGGTGGATCTGGCAGGatctgagagacagaaagacacacacacagaaggctCCAGACTCAAG GAGGCCAGCAGTATCAACCGCTCCCTCATGTGCCTTGGTCAGGTGATCATGGCACTGGTGGACATGTCCAATGGGAAGAACCGCCACATCTGCTACAGGGATTCTAAACTCACCTTCTTGCTACGG gACTCTCTTGGAGGAAATGCAAAAACTTACATCATAGCCAATGTACACCCTGGTTCAAAATGTTTTGGAGAAACTTTGTCTACCTTGCAATTCGCCCAGAGAGCAAAGTTGATCAAGAATAAG GCCGTCATCAATGAAGACACACAGGGAAATGTGAGGCAGTTACAGGCTGAGGTGAAGAAGCTCAAGGAGCAGCTTGGACAGGCCCTGGCTTCTCAGGCAGTGGACTATAGGAGAGATGTAGTACCAGGACGATCTGAACTCCCCATGG GCTCGTCCATTGAAATTCAACATGATGAATCATATAAAGCCAAGTTTATGGCTGCTGTTCGTCTGTGGAGGAGGcgagaagaggagaagagg ATGCTGCTCGAGAAGGTGGCTCGGCTTGAGGAGGCCtggacacaaaaagacaagttCATCCATTCCAGCCGAATGATTGTCAGGTTTAGAGAAGACCACATCTCTCGCcttgagaaaaaattaaaggcaGGACAAAACTTATTGTCAGACAAGGAGTCTCAGGCTCTGATTGACCAgctgaaagaagaaattaagATCTTGAGAGATCAG GTTGAACATCACCCTAAAATGACTCGATATGCAGCTGAGAACTTCAGCCTAAGAGAGGAGAACCAGCAACTTCGTTCTCTTGAAGCACTGGTGAAAGCTGAAGAAGGTGTAGCCCAAGTTGCTGCTGAGCTGGAAGAGGCCTTCCAGACAGCAATGGAGTCAGAAAGACTCAAAGAGA CTCCAGTAGCCTCCTCAACCCCCGTGGCAGCAGATAGTGTCTCAGCAGGTACAATCGAGAGGCTAAAGGCTCAGCTACTTCAGAAACAGTTCGACCTCACAGCTGCCTTTCGGGCCTTTGAAGAGTACAAAGAAGTCACGAA GAAACAGATGTCTCAGCTGGAGTCTGAGAAAAGATACCTTGACAAGTCCAACAGgcatttggaaaacattttggaaGCCACAAACGCTTACAAAAAACAGGAGGTGTCTGAGTTGAACAGAATTCACGTTGAAACTATAAAG ATTCTCACCACGCCCACCAAAGCGTACAACTTGCGGTCCCATCTCATGCCTCTCTCCAGCCCAGACCACCTGAATGGGACAGACAACAATGCAGATATCATTTGGGATGAGGAGCCTCCTTCAGACATGACTGAGATGGCCTTGACCGAGGAACTGCAACAAGTGCAG GAGCAAGCTAGCTGTATCCAGACACAGCTGAATGAGGAGGAATTAAAGAACAGCAAGCTGTTGCAGCAAATTGCAAAACTTGAAGAGCAGATTGCTGTAATATCACAAGAGTCTGACCGCAAAGATGAG CAACTTTCTACTGAGAGAGCTAACAGGAACAGAGGTCAGCTCAACCTGCAAGAAACTATCaatgagctgcagcagagcctTCAGTCTGAACAGCAAGCTGCAGATG TTCTGCGGAGTGAGATCCGTGATCTACGCCTAGTGCTGCAGTCGTCCGATAAGGAGCTGACTGTTGTTAAGAACGAGTTAAGAGATGGCCAGAgcgagcagcagagagagatgagcCAGCTCTCCAACAGTCTGATCGGCACACAGCTCCAACTTGACAAAGTCCA GCTGGAGTGGGAGCAGCTTCTCGAGCAGCATCGGACACTGCAGGATTCATTTGACCAGCTGCAGGCTGAGGCCAAGTTTGAAGCTGATCAAGCAAGACAACAGCTGCAGGACAGGCAGCAAGAGATTGATCAACTGAAAGCAAAGCTCTCG GAAATGAATAATTCACTGCAAAATGAGCAAGAGCACACAAGCACCCTGATCTCACagttaatagaaaataaagaaagtaCATCAAA AGAACTCATTGAAACTGTGGAGCAGAATACACAGCTCAGAAAACAAGTCTCAGACCTGACAGCACAAAACCAACAACAG gcgtCCAAACTTGTCGATCTTGAGCAAAATCTAACCTTTAccagtgaaaacataaaaggCTTGGAGCAGAAGATTGAACAGGATAAA GATGTTGTTCTAGATCTGATTAATCAAACCAGAGACCTACGCAGTGAGCTGAGCCAGAAGGACCAGACCATTACCCACCTGTCTGGAGATATCAAAGACATCACA GCCAAGTACAATGCTGTCTGCCTTGAAAGGGAGGATATCAGGGAGCAAAGTGCAAAGAtgcagacagaaatctgtggaCTGAAAGAAACTGTAGACAGGAGGGTGGCATCCAACAAGATAGAG GTTGAGTTGTTGCAGGAGGAGGTGGCTTATGCCACTGAGGAGGTTGAGAGACTCACTAAGGTGTTTGATGAACAGAACAGCCTCCTCCAAGCATCTCAAGAGCAAACAGCTCAGAAGGATGTCATTATACAGAATCTGCAGCAGAAG GTGCAACAACAGCAAGAAGCTATTGAGAAAACTGTCAGAAATGGAAGTTTCAAACCCCTTGTTGAGCCAACGGTCACACCTAAATCATTACCTCGG ACCCCTCATACTCCAGGAAGCTTCAGTAGGGACCTGACCCAGGTGCTAGAGAGCCAGGAGAGGGAGCTGGAGAATCGCCGCTCTTCCATGATGACCATGGAGATTCTTTTAGCAGAGCTGAATGCTGAGAGGTTTGCCAAGAATGAGGAGATCCAGAGGCTTAAg ACGCAGCTCACTGAGAAAGAAATGGTCCGAATGGAAATCCAGACTTTACTTGACAAGTTTTATACTAAGCAGAGCCAGCTGACACAGAATGGAAATAGCAG TGAGGAGTTTAATGATGCCATTAAGCAGTCCATTCTtaaagagctgcaggaggagagagaagagaag AGCAAAATAGCACAGAAGCTGACTAATACTCAAAAAAG ACTGCAGGCACAGGAGTCCATGTTGGCCCAGTCTCAGACCTGTGTTCAGGAGTTGACAACTGAGCTGAGGAACCGCTGTTTAGAACTGAGAAACTTGAGCCTGAGGGTACACGATGAGGAGAAACTACTCCAG CAGAACGAAGTTCTCCGTAAACAGAACGTTAAgctgtcagaggagaatggaaaACTTGTGGGACATAAGAACCACAGACAGAGGATTGAATATCTGGTGAAGCTGAAAAAGGATAACACCATGCTTCAAGAG gaaaacgAAAAGCTCCGAACAGAGATTAGCTTAATGCAAGACAACAATGGTCGTCCACTGCCGGAGATGATTTAA
- the rd3l gene encoding protein RD3-like encodes MPLFNWMKWSHETRVQTQDEAQPLKTPGIVPSRMLIRELLWHVEEREQLARELEQDHRLSLGLHWFQKYPRLRTLIPTAELHQLEFLCAQIPPLHAATVLSRFREVLATNNIRPWELACVFKQVLRDFLSQKQYDEEDDLSVQPAQLQPMEAWTSRYKMKQGFVTPAVPNCGDHSREEIPTISGYVDRAMRHSSSSTANRDWDLPYYYPGPLKPKGAYSTTL; translated from the exons ATGCCCCTGTTCAACTGGATGAAGTGGTCACATGAGACAAGAGTGCAGACTCAGGATGAAGCGCAACCTCTTAAGACCCCAGGGATTGTGCCCAGCCGCATGTTGATCAGAGAGCTCCTGTGGCATGTGGAGGAACGTGAGCAGCTGGCAAGGGAACTGGAGCAAGACCACAGGCTGTCCCTGGGTCTCCACTGGTTTCAGAAATACCCTAGGTTACGGACCCTCATCCCCACAGCAGAGCTACACCAGCTAGAGTTCCTGTGTGCCCAGATCCCACCCCTCCATGCAGCCACCGTCCTTTCCAG GTTTCGTGAGGTGCTTGCCACTAACAACATAAGGCCCTGGGAGCTGGCATGTGTCTTCAAGCAGGTGCTGAGGGACTTCCTCAGCCAAAAGCAATATGATGAAGAGGATGACCTCTCAGTGCAGCCAGCACAGCTCCAACCAATGGAGGCTTGGACCAGCCGCTACAAAATGAAGCAGGGCTTTGTCACACCTGCCGTCCCCAACTGTGGAGACCACTCAAGGGAGGAGATCCCAACAATCTCTGGATATGTGGACCGGGCCATGCGGCACTCCAGTTCATCCACAGCCAACAGGGACTGGGACCTTCCATATTACTATCCAGGTCCTCTCAAGCCCAAAGGGGCATACAGCACGACACTGTGA